In one window of Mesoplodon densirostris isolate mMesDen1 chromosome 4, mMesDen1 primary haplotype, whole genome shotgun sequence DNA:
- the TM9SF1 gene encoding transmembrane 9 superfamily member 1 isoform X1, which produces MFCGAAAAAAIRHRGGQPRGGSAALRMTVLGHPGSWSCRWLPLLLLLLLGTGRDPGVEGVTHYKAGDPVILYVNKVGPYHNPQETYHYYQLPVCCPEKIRHKSLSLGEVLDGDRMAESLYEIRFRENVEKRILCHMQLSSAQVEQLRQAIEELYYFEFVVDDLPIRGFVGYMEESGFLPHSHKIGLWTHLDFHLEFHGDRIIFANVSVRDVKPHSLDGLRPDEFLGLTHTYSVRWSETSVERRSDRRRGDDGGFFPRTLEIHWLSIINSMVLVFLLVGFVAVILMRVLRNDLARYNLDEETTSGGSGDDFDQGDNGWKIIHTDVFRFPPYRGLLCAVLGVGAQFLALGTGIIVMALLGMFNVHRHGAINSAAILLYALTCCISGYVSSHFYRQIGGEHWVWNIILTTSLFSVPFFLTWSVVNSVHWANGSTQALPATTILLLLTVWLLVGFPLTVIGGIFGKNNASLFDAPCRTKNIAREIPPQPWYKSPLVHMTVGGFLPFSAISVELYYIFATVWGREQYTLYGILFFVFAILLSVGACISIALTYFQLSGEDYRWWWRSVLSVGSTGLFIFFYSVFYYARRSNMSGVVQTVEFFGYSLLTGYVFFLMLGTISFFSSLKFIRYIYVNLKMD; this is translated from the exons ATGTTTTGCGGTGCGGCCGCAGCCGCTGCGATCAGGCACCGCGGCGGCCAGCCCCGTGGAG GTTCCGCTGCCTTAAGGATGACAGTCCTAGGCCACCCTGGAAGTTGGAGCTGCCGGTGGTTGCCactcctgctgctgctgttgctgggcACAGGTCGAGATCCAGGGGTGGAAGGTGTGACACACTACAAGGCCGGCGACCCCGTCATTCTGTATGTCAACAAAGTGGGACCTTACCATAACCCTCAGGAGACTTACCACTACTATCAGCTTCCAGTCTGCTGTCCGGAGAAGATACGCCACAAAAGCCTCAGCCTGGGTGAAGTGCTGGATGGGGACCGGATGGCTGAGTCTTTGTACGAGATCCGCTTTCGGGAGAATGTGGAGAAGAGAATTCTGTGCCACATGCAGCTCAGTTCCGCACAG GTGGAACAGCTGCGCCAGGCCATTGAGGAACTATACTACTTTGAATTTGTGGTGGACGACTTGCCAATCCGTGGCTTTGTGGGCTACATGGAGGAGAGTGGCTTCCTGCCTCACAGCCACAAGATAGGACTCTGGACCCATTTGGACTTCCACCTAGAATTCCACGGAGATCGAATTATATTTGCCAATGTCTCAGTGCGGGACGTCAAGCCCCACAGTTTAGATGGGTTACGACCTGATGAGTTCCTAGGCCTCACCCACACCTACAGTGTGCGCTGGTCTGAGACTTCAGTCGAGCGTCGGAGTGACAGGCGCCGTGGTGACGATGGTGGTTTCTTTCCCCGAACACTGGAAATCCATTGGTTGTCCATCATTAATTCCATGGTGCTTGTGTTTTTACTGGTGGGTTTTGTGGCTGTCATTCTCATGCGTGTGCTTCGAAATGACCTGGCTCGGTACAACTTGGATGAAGAGACAACCTCTGGAGGTTCTGGTGATGACTTTGACCAAGGTGACAATGGCTGGAAAATTATCCATACAGATGTCTTCCGCTTCCCTCCATACCGTGGTCTGCTCTGTGCTGTGCTTGGTGTGGGTGCCCAGTTCCTGGCCCTTGGCACTG GCATTATTGTCATGGCGCTGCTGGGGATGTTCAATGTGCACCGTCACGGGGCTATTAACTCAGCAGCCATCTTGTTGTATGCCCTGACTTGCTGCATCTCTGGCTACGTGTCCAGCCACTTCTACCGGCAGATTGGAGGCGAGCATTGGGTGTGGAACATCATTCTCACCACCAGTCTCTTCTCTG TGCCTTTCTTCCTGACGTGGAGCGTGGTGAACTCTGTGCACTGGGCCAATGGTTCAACACAGGCTCTGCCAGCCACCACCATCCTGCTGCTTCTGACCGTTTGGCTGCTGGTGGGCTTTCCCCTCACTGTCATTGGAGGTATCTTCGGGAAGAACAACGCTAGCCTCTTTGATGCACCTTGTCGCACCAAGAACATAGCTCGGGAAATCCCGCCCCAGCCCTGGTACAAGTCTCCTCTCGTCCACATGACTGTTGGAGGCTTCCTGCCTTTCAG TGCCATCTCTGTGGAGCTGTACTACATCTTTGCCACAGTCTGGGGTCGGGAGCAGTACACTTTGTATGGCATCCTCTTCTTCGTCTTCGCCATCCTGCTGAGCGTGGGGGCTTGCATCTCCATCGCACTCACCTACTTCCAGTTGTCTGGGGAGGATTACCGCTGGTGGTGGCGATCTGTGCTGAGTGTTGGCTCCACGGGGCTCTTCATCTTCTTCTACTCAGTTTTCTACTATGCCCGGCGCTCCAACATGTCAGGGGTGGTACAGACAGTAGAGTTCTTTGGCTACTCCTTACTCACTGGTTATGTCTTCTTCCTCATGCTGGGCAccatctcctttttttcttccctaaagTTCATCCGTTATATCTATGTTAACCTCAAGATGGACTGA
- the IPO4 gene encoding importin-4 isoform X5 — protein MEPAGLEQILRELLLPDTERIRRATEQLQTALRDPASLPALCELLASAGDPQIRQFAAVLTRRRLSTSWRRLAAEQRESIKSLILTVLQRETEHSVSLSLAQLSATVFRKEGLEAWPQLMQLLQHSIHSLHVPEREMGLLLLSVVVTSRPEAFRPHHRELLRLLNETLGDVGSPGLLFYSLRTLTTMAPYLGTDDVPLVRMLVPKLIVAVQTLIPVDETKACEALEALDELLESELPIITSHLSEVLTFCLEVAGNVALGDAIRVRSLCCLTFLVKVKSKALLKNRLLPPLLHTLFPIMAAEPPLGQLDPEDQDSEEEELDVGLAGETPKHFAVQVVDMLALHLPPEKLCPLLMPVLEEALRSQSPYQRKAGLLVLAVLSDGAGDHIRQRLLSPLLQIVCRSLEDPSQVVRNAALFALGQFSENLQPHIRRYSGEVMPLLLAYLKSVPPGCTRHLAKACYALENFVENLGPEVQHHLTELMECMLQPLRNPSSSRAKELAVSALGAIATAAQASVLPYFPTIVEHLREFLLTGHEDLQPVRIQSLETLGVLVRAVGEPMRPLAEECCQLGLGLCDQVDDPDLRRCTYSLFAALSGLMGESLAPHLPRITTLMLLSLRSTEGIVPQYDGSSTFLLFDDDRGGEEEEEEEEEEDSEVSGYSVENAFFDEKEDACAALGEISVNASVAFLPYMETVFEEVFTLLECPHLSVRKAAHEALGQFCCALHKACQSCPSEPNTAALQAALARVVPSYVRAVNGERERQVVMAVLSALTAVLRGSGSLALQPPGRLAELCHVLKAVLQGKTACQDADQEEDEDQPLTWPCRLNTTPCCWSMLVRPSLPWPLRPGEMPLPPSLPASCHCCSARRNRAAQWQRSPLWWGHWRSPFRAWVPPRPSLCPGCSPCC, from the exons ATGGAGCCCGccggcctggaacagatcctccGGGAGCTGCTGCTGCCGGACACCGAGCGCATCCGCCGG GCCACCGAGCAGCTCCAGACCGCTCTTAGGGACCCCGCCTCCCTGCCCGCGCTCTGCGAACTGCTGGCCTCGGCGGGCGACCCTCAG ATCCGCCAGTTCGCGGCCGTACTGACCCGCAGACGACTGAGCACCAGCTGGCGACGGCTGGCGGCCGAGCAACGGGAGAG CATCAAGTCTCTGATCCTGACGGTTctccagagagagacaga GCATTCTGTGAGTCTTAGCCTGGCCCAGCTCTCAGCTACCGTTTTTCGAAAAGAAGGCCTGGAGGCCTGGCCTCAGCTCATGCAGCTTCTTCAGCACAGTATCCACAGCCTCCACGTCCCTGAGAGAGAG ATGGGGCTTTTGCTGCTAAGTGTGGTGGTGACCTCCCGGCCTGAGGCCTTCCGACCCCACCACCGGGAGCTTCTTCGGcttctgaatgagacccttggtgatgtgggctcTCCTGGGCTCCTCTTCTATTCCCTGCGCACTCTGACCACCATGGCCCCTTACCTTGGCACTGATGATGTG CCTCTCGTGCGAATGTTGGTGCCCAAGCTCATCGTGGCTGTGCAGACTCTCATCCCTGTAGACGAG ACAAAGGCCTGTGAGGCCTTGGAGGCCCTGGATGAGTTGCTGGAGTCAGAGTTGCCCATCATCACCTCCCACCTCTCAGAGGTCCTCACCTTCTGCCTGGAG GTGGCTGGAAATGTGGCCCTGGGTGATGCGATACGTGTGCGTAGTCTCTGCTGTCTCACTTTCTTGGTCAAAGTCAAGAGCAAG GCCTTACTGAAGAATCGCCTCCTACCACCCTTGCTGCACACCCTTTTCCCCATCATGGCTGCCGAGCCCCCCCTGGGTCAGCTGGATCCTGAGGACCAGGATTCAGAGGAGGAAGAGCTGGATGTTGGACTGGCGGGAGAGACGCCCAAGCACTTTGCCGTTCAG GTTGTGGACATGCTGGCACTCCATTTGCCCCCTGAGAAGCTCTGTCCCCTGCTG ATGCCCGTGCTGGAAGAGGCTTTGCGGAGCCAGAGCCCATACCAGCGCAAGGCTGGGCTCCTCGTGCTGGCCGTGCTCTCTGATGGAGCCGGGGACCACATCAGGCAGAG ACTGCTGTCCCCACTGCTACAGATCGTGTGCAGGAGCCTGGAGGACCCGTCACAGGTTGTGCGCAATGCTGCCCTCTTTGCCCTGGGCCAGTTCTCAGAGAACCTACAG ccccacATTCGCCGCTATTCCGGGGAAGTGATGCCACTGCTCCTCGCCTACCTAAAGTCCGTGCCTCCTGGGTGCACACGTCACCTAGCCAAGGCCTGCTATGCCCTGGAGAACTTCGTGGAGAACCTAG GGCCTGAAGTGCAGCACCACCTTACGGAGCTCATGGAGTGTATGTTGCAGCCTCTGAGGAATCCCAGCAGCTCCAGGGCCAAGGAGCTGGCTGTGAGCGCCCTGGGGGCCATTG CCACGGCTGCCCAGGCCTCCGTGCTGCCCTACTTCCCCACCATCGTGGAGCACCTGCGGGAATTCCTGTTGACAGGCCATGAGGACCTTCAGCCTGTGCGGATCCAGAGCCTGG AGACACTTGGGGTGCTGGTGCGAGCAGTAGGGGAGCCCATGAGGCCCCTGGCTGAGGAATGCTGccagctggggctgggcctgtgtGACCAGGTAGACGACCCTGACTTGCGGCGCTGCAC GTACAGCCTCTTTGCAGCCTTATCGGGGCTGATGGGTGAGAGCCTCGCTCCCCACCTGCCACGAATCACCACACTCATGCTGTTGTCACTGCGTTCCACCGAGGGCATTGTG CCTCAGTACGATGGAAGCAGCACCTTCCTTCTGTTTGACGACGATCGcggtggggaggaagaggaggaggaggaagaggaggaggactcAGAAGTCTCAGG GTACAGCGTGGAAAACGCCTTCTTCGATGAGAAGGAAGACGCCTGTGCTGCGCTGGGGGAGATCTCTGTGAATGCCAG TGTGGCCTTCCTTCCCTACATGGAGACTGTCTTTGAAGAAGTGTTCACACTGCTGGag TGCCCTCACCTGAGCGTGCGGAAGGCAGCCCACGAGGCCCTGGGTCAGTTTTGCTGTGCGCTGCACAAAGCCTGTCAAAGCTGCCCCTCGGAACCCAACACTGCTG CTCTGCAGGCCGCCCTGGCCCGGGTGGTGCCATCCTACGTGCGGGCAGTGAACGGGGAGCGGGAGCGCCAGGTGGTGATGGCCGTGCTTTCGGCCCTGACGGCGGTGTTGCGTGGCTCTGGGAGCTTGGCGTTACAGCCCCCCGGGCGGCTTGCTGAGCTCTGCCACGTACTCAAGGCTGTGCTGCAGGGAAAG ACAGCTTGTCAGGACGCCGACCAGGAGGAGGATGAGGACCAG CCTCTGACCTGGCCCTGCAGGCTGAATACGACGCCATGTTGCTGGAGCATGCTGGTGAGGCCATCCCTGCCCTGGCCGCTGCGGCCGGGGGAGATGCCTTTGCCCCCTTCTTTGCCGGCTTCCTGCCATTGTTGCTCTGCAAGACG AAACAGGGCTGCACAGTGGCAGAGAAGTCCTTTGTGGTGGGGACACTGGCGGAGTCCATTCAGGGCCTGGGTGCCGCCTCGGCCCAGTTTGTGTCCCGGCTGCTCCCCGTGCTGTTGA
- the TM9SF1 gene encoding transmembrane 9 superfamily member 1 isoform X2, with amino-acid sequence MTVLGHPGSWSCRWLPLLLLLLLGTGRDPGVEGVTHYKAGDPVILYVNKVGPYHNPQETYHYYQLPVCCPEKIRHKSLSLGEVLDGDRMAESLYEIRFRENVEKRILCHMQLSSAQVEQLRQAIEELYYFEFVVDDLPIRGFVGYMEESGFLPHSHKIGLWTHLDFHLEFHGDRIIFANVSVRDVKPHSLDGLRPDEFLGLTHTYSVRWSETSVERRSDRRRGDDGGFFPRTLEIHWLSIINSMVLVFLLVGFVAVILMRVLRNDLARYNLDEETTSGGSGDDFDQGDNGWKIIHTDVFRFPPYRGLLCAVLGVGAQFLALGTGIIVMALLGMFNVHRHGAINSAAILLYALTCCISGYVSSHFYRQIGGEHWVWNIILTTSLFSVPFFLTWSVVNSVHWANGSTQALPATTILLLLTVWLLVGFPLTVIGGIFGKNNASLFDAPCRTKNIAREIPPQPWYKSPLVHMTVGGFLPFSAISVELYYIFATVWGREQYTLYGILFFVFAILLSVGACISIALTYFQLSGEDYRWWWRSVLSVGSTGLFIFFYSVFYYARRSNMSGVVQTVEFFGYSLLTGYVFFLMLGTISFFSSLKFIRYIYVNLKMD; translated from the exons ATGACAGTCCTAGGCCACCCTGGAAGTTGGAGCTGCCGGTGGTTGCCactcctgctgctgctgttgctgggcACAGGTCGAGATCCAGGGGTGGAAGGTGTGACACACTACAAGGCCGGCGACCCCGTCATTCTGTATGTCAACAAAGTGGGACCTTACCATAACCCTCAGGAGACTTACCACTACTATCAGCTTCCAGTCTGCTGTCCGGAGAAGATACGCCACAAAAGCCTCAGCCTGGGTGAAGTGCTGGATGGGGACCGGATGGCTGAGTCTTTGTACGAGATCCGCTTTCGGGAGAATGTGGAGAAGAGAATTCTGTGCCACATGCAGCTCAGTTCCGCACAG GTGGAACAGCTGCGCCAGGCCATTGAGGAACTATACTACTTTGAATTTGTGGTGGACGACTTGCCAATCCGTGGCTTTGTGGGCTACATGGAGGAGAGTGGCTTCCTGCCTCACAGCCACAAGATAGGACTCTGGACCCATTTGGACTTCCACCTAGAATTCCACGGAGATCGAATTATATTTGCCAATGTCTCAGTGCGGGACGTCAAGCCCCACAGTTTAGATGGGTTACGACCTGATGAGTTCCTAGGCCTCACCCACACCTACAGTGTGCGCTGGTCTGAGACTTCAGTCGAGCGTCGGAGTGACAGGCGCCGTGGTGACGATGGTGGTTTCTTTCCCCGAACACTGGAAATCCATTGGTTGTCCATCATTAATTCCATGGTGCTTGTGTTTTTACTGGTGGGTTTTGTGGCTGTCATTCTCATGCGTGTGCTTCGAAATGACCTGGCTCGGTACAACTTGGATGAAGAGACAACCTCTGGAGGTTCTGGTGATGACTTTGACCAAGGTGACAATGGCTGGAAAATTATCCATACAGATGTCTTCCGCTTCCCTCCATACCGTGGTCTGCTCTGTGCTGTGCTTGGTGTGGGTGCCCAGTTCCTGGCCCTTGGCACTG GCATTATTGTCATGGCGCTGCTGGGGATGTTCAATGTGCACCGTCACGGGGCTATTAACTCAGCAGCCATCTTGTTGTATGCCCTGACTTGCTGCATCTCTGGCTACGTGTCCAGCCACTTCTACCGGCAGATTGGAGGCGAGCATTGGGTGTGGAACATCATTCTCACCACCAGTCTCTTCTCTG TGCCTTTCTTCCTGACGTGGAGCGTGGTGAACTCTGTGCACTGGGCCAATGGTTCAACACAGGCTCTGCCAGCCACCACCATCCTGCTGCTTCTGACCGTTTGGCTGCTGGTGGGCTTTCCCCTCACTGTCATTGGAGGTATCTTCGGGAAGAACAACGCTAGCCTCTTTGATGCACCTTGTCGCACCAAGAACATAGCTCGGGAAATCCCGCCCCAGCCCTGGTACAAGTCTCCTCTCGTCCACATGACTGTTGGAGGCTTCCTGCCTTTCAG TGCCATCTCTGTGGAGCTGTACTACATCTTTGCCACAGTCTGGGGTCGGGAGCAGTACACTTTGTATGGCATCCTCTTCTTCGTCTTCGCCATCCTGCTGAGCGTGGGGGCTTGCATCTCCATCGCACTCACCTACTTCCAGTTGTCTGGGGAGGATTACCGCTGGTGGTGGCGATCTGTGCTGAGTGTTGGCTCCACGGGGCTCTTCATCTTCTTCTACTCAGTTTTCTACTATGCCCGGCGCTCCAACATGTCAGGGGTGGTACAGACAGTAGAGTTCTTTGGCTACTCCTTACTCACTGGTTATGTCTTCTTCCTCATGCTGGGCAccatctcctttttttcttccctaaagTTCATCCGTTATATCTATGTTAACCTCAAGATGGACTGA